A genomic segment from Truepera sp. encodes:
- the mnmA gene encoding tRNA 2-thiouridine(34) synthase MnmA: MSVPEFLESMPSGDQGVKPVRVMAAMSGGVDSSVATALLAEQGYEVVGSMLRFWPDEKPAGAFDLCCSPDAAYDARRVADGLDVPFYLLDFRDTFQEIVMDPFVPTYQAGSTPNPCVWCNRHIKFGAFVKRAQALGCEYMASGHFVRRVDGPHGPELHRGVDDDKDQTYFLWALPRNILQYLLFPLGDLTKAEVRAMAAERGLRTAEKKSSSGLCFVPTTVKAYLEEASRAVPGNVVDASEGYAVVGEHRGVAFYTIGQKRGLGLHKSHLERYVLELRADSNEVVVGTREMCHWRTLEAGLRNFLTREELLPTRVQAQVRYRQQPEDATLTLLEGDRFRLEFDEPQFAVATGQSAVIYDGERLLGGGVIASRDA, encoded by the coding sequence GTGAGCGTTCCCGAATTCCTCGAGTCCATGCCCTCCGGTGACCAGGGCGTGAAGCCCGTCAGGGTCATGGCCGCCATGTCTGGAGGCGTCGACTCCTCGGTGGCCACCGCCCTCCTCGCGGAGCAGGGTTACGAGGTCGTCGGGAGCATGCTCAGGTTCTGGCCCGACGAGAAGCCGGCGGGCGCCTTCGACCTCTGCTGCAGCCCCGACGCCGCCTACGACGCCCGCCGCGTGGCCGACGGGCTGGACGTACCGTTCTACCTGCTCGACTTCCGCGACACCTTCCAAGAGATCGTCATGGACCCCTTCGTGCCTACTTACCAGGCGGGCAGCACCCCGAACCCGTGCGTGTGGTGCAACCGCCACATCAAGTTCGGGGCGTTCGTCAAGCGGGCCCAGGCCCTGGGGTGCGAGTACATGGCGTCCGGGCACTTCGTGCGCCGCGTGGACGGCCCGCACGGCCCCGAACTGCACCGCGGCGTGGACGACGACAAGGACCAGACCTACTTCCTGTGGGCCCTGCCCCGCAACATCCTCCAGTACCTGCTGTTCCCGCTGGGAGACCTCACCAAGGCCGAGGTGCGGGCCATGGCCGCCGAGCGCGGCCTACGCACGGCGGAGAAGAAGAGCTCGTCCGGCCTCTGCTTCGTGCCCACCACCGTGAAGGCGTACCTCGAGGAGGCCTCGCGCGCCGTTCCCGGCAACGTGGTGGACGCGTCGGAGGGCTACGCCGTGGTGGGCGAGCACCGGGGCGTGGCCTTCTACACCATCGGGCAGAAGCGCGGCCTCGGGCTTCACAAGTCGCACCTCGAGCGCTACGTGCTCGAGCTGAGGGCCGACAGCAACGAGGTGGTCGTCGGCACGCGCGAGATGTGCCACTGGCGCACGCTCGAAGCCGGCCTGCGCAACTTCCTCACACGCGAGGAGCTGTTGCCGACCAGGGTGCAGGCTCAGGTGCGCTACCGCCAGCAGCCCGAAGATGCCACCCTGACGCTGCTGGAGGGCGACCGCTTCCGCCTCGAGTTCGACGAGCCGCAGTTCGCGGTGGCCACCGGCCAGAGCGCCGTCATATATGACGGCGAGCGGCTGCTTGGCGGCGGAGTGATAGCAAGCCGCGACGCCTGA
- a CDS encoding ABC transporter permease — protein sequence MKSVRIIRLVLLLALAGYLWLFHAANRQQVELPILNYLLPPIPVAYVLAFALVAGWAVGFVPTRLSLWRRSREVKKLRERVAELEAVSAGPPVSRTSVTSPRRATHSPYSEHETELPVIPDRGDPYPGETTSDDEAG from the coding sequence GTGAAGAGCGTCCGCATAATCAGGCTCGTCCTGCTGCTAGCACTGGCCGGGTACCTGTGGCTCTTCCACGCCGCCAACCGGCAACAGGTCGAGTTGCCGATCCTCAACTATCTCCTACCGCCGATACCGGTGGCATACGTCCTGGCGTTCGCGCTGGTGGCCGGTTGGGCGGTCGGCTTCGTTCCCACGCGCCTCTCCTTGTGGCGCCGCTCGCGCGAGGTGAAGAAGCTGCGTGAGAGGGTCGCCGAGCTCGAGGCGGTGAGCGCCGGCCCGCCGGTCTCGCGCACCAGCGTGACCAGCCCTCGCCGCGCAACCCACAGCCCTTACAGCGAGCACGAAACCGAACTACCGGTGATCCCCGACCGTGGCGACCCGTACCCGGGCGAGACCACCTCGGACGACGAAGCCGGTTGA
- the recJ gene encoding single-stranded-DNA-specific exonuclease RecJ, which produces MPQGVPEVRWSVRPPAPPSAVAALSRALQVPPALAAVLWARGLRDEARSHLDPPLVLSPNPALAQAAERLALAVRQGKRILIHGDYDADGISGTAVLFLGLQELGANVATFIPDRLTDGYGVHMARVPEHAARADLFITVDCGVTNLAEIGALQEAGVEVIVTDHHSPGAALPDCLVVHPGLSPAARHGLPELTGAGVAFHLLWALHDALGLEAPLEYADLATLGTIADVAPLLGENRALIREGLKRLHDSRWPGLRASVAQARLSAPISARSVAFVLAPRLNAAGRLGEADVGLELLVTRSERRAAELAVYLDARNLERRKIQDGMYESALAKADPEAPALVIEDPSWHPGVMGIVASKLLERFYLPVYIAAAGKGSVRSTPGISAVEGLRAAAPHLLRFGGHKQAAGFALDMENFGAFRAAVHEFAGRFPRPVPTVVADTVIGADEVTAGLYRAIVDLEPFGEGHPAPLFALTGTLDAARAVGKDGNTLQLRIGGVKGVAWRMGELAPGLPVGGSVNVAVELEENEFRNARTLEFRASAVRAAEPLRLAPEVGEDTAAPLVAAPVTRAGTGRLVTDLGPDAVATLEGLVRAGTPVVLALGPDTLHELEREAKELPTVSEVRRGLQALRRGAPSPYLAAKSERILQALRELGTVDELGRAVRLPAGTRLSPYESPGLMAGLLRRYQLRTFVHAYRHLDDEGLAITTARLFGEAVAVATGDARAEPLEEGVPHAIY; this is translated from the coding sequence ATGCCCCAAGGGGTGCCCGAGGTGCGGTGGTCGGTGAGGCCGCCCGCGCCGCCCAGCGCCGTCGCGGCGCTCAGCCGCGCGCTCCAAGTCCCGCCGGCACTCGCGGCGGTCCTATGGGCCAGGGGCCTGCGCGACGAGGCGCGATCCCACTTGGATCCTCCCCTCGTGTTGAGCCCCAACCCTGCGTTGGCGCAGGCCGCCGAGCGCCTGGCCCTGGCAGTGCGGCAGGGCAAGCGCATCCTGATCCATGGCGACTACGACGCTGACGGCATCAGCGGTACCGCCGTCCTCTTCCTCGGCCTGCAGGAACTGGGCGCCAACGTCGCGACCTTCATACCCGACCGCCTGACCGACGGCTACGGCGTTCATATGGCCCGCGTTCCCGAGCACGCCGCGCGGGCCGACCTCTTCATCACGGTGGACTGCGGGGTCACCAACTTGGCCGAGATCGGGGCGCTGCAAGAAGCAGGCGTCGAGGTCATCGTCACCGACCACCACAGCCCGGGCGCGGCCCTGCCCGACTGCCTCGTCGTTCACCCGGGCCTCTCGCCCGCGGCCCGGCACGGCCTGCCCGAGCTGACTGGAGCAGGCGTGGCGTTCCACCTCCTGTGGGCGCTGCACGACGCTCTTGGGCTCGAGGCGCCTCTCGAGTACGCCGACCTCGCCACGCTCGGCACCATCGCCGACGTGGCCCCGCTCCTGGGAGAGAACCGCGCCCTGATCCGCGAGGGGCTGAAGCGGCTGCACGACTCGCGCTGGCCGGGCCTGCGCGCCAGCGTGGCTCAAGCGCGCCTCAGCGCGCCCATCTCCGCCCGCAGCGTGGCCTTCGTGCTGGCGCCGCGCCTCAACGCCGCAGGGCGCCTGGGCGAGGCCGACGTGGGGCTCGAGCTGCTGGTGACACGCTCCGAGCGGCGCGCGGCGGAGTTGGCCGTATACCTTGACGCGCGCAACTTGGAGCGCCGCAAGATCCAAGACGGCATGTACGAGTCGGCACTAGCCAAGGCCGACCCCGAGGCGCCGGCGCTGGTGATCGAGGACCCCAGCTGGCACCCCGGCGTCATGGGCATCGTCGCCAGCAAGCTGCTCGAACGCTTCTACCTGCCCGTCTACATCGCCGCCGCCGGCAAGGGCAGCGTGCGCTCCACGCCCGGCATCTCGGCCGTCGAGGGGCTGCGGGCCGCGGCGCCTCACCTGCTGCGCTTCGGGGGGCACAAGCAGGCCGCGGGCTTCGCGCTCGACATGGAGAACTTCGGCGCGTTCCGAGCGGCCGTCCACGAGTTCGCCGGCCGCTTCCCGCGGCCCGTGCCCACCGTGGTGGCCGACACCGTCATCGGCGCCGACGAGGTGACCGCGGGCCTCTACCGCGCCATCGTCGACCTCGAGCCGTTCGGCGAGGGCCACCCGGCGCCCCTCTTCGCCCTCACCGGCACGCTGGACGCGGCGCGCGCCGTGGGCAAGGACGGCAACACCCTGCAGCTCCGGATCGGGGGCGTGAAGGGCGTGGCGTGGCGCATGGGCGAGCTGGCGCCCGGCCTGCCGGTCGGCGGCAGCGTGAACGTGGCGGTGGAACTCGAGGAGAACGAGTTCCGCAACGCCCGCACCTTGGAGTTCCGGGCCAGCGCTGTTCGCGCCGCCGAGCCCCTGCGGCTGGCGCCGGAGGTGGGCGAGGACACCGCCGCGCCCCTCGTGGCGGCGCCCGTGACCCGCGCGGGCACGGGCAGGCTGGTCACCGACCTGGGCCCCGACGCCGTCGCCACCCTGGAGGGCCTGGTGCGCGCGGGCACCCCCGTCGTCCTCGCCCTGGGCCCGGACACCCTGCACGAGTTGGAGCGCGAGGCCAAGGAGCTGCCGACGGTCAGCGAGGTGCGCCGCGGCCTGCAGGCGTTGAGGCGCGGCGCGCCCTCGCCCTACCTCGCGGCCAAGTCGGAACGGATCCTGCAGGCGCTTCGCGAGCTGGGGACCGTCGACGAGCTGGGGCGGGCCGTGCGCCTGCCCGCCGGCACGCGGCTCTCCCCCTACGAGTCGCCCGGCCTCATGGCGGGCCTGTTGCGGCGCTACCAGCTCCGGACGTTCGTGCACGCCTACCGCCACCTCGACGACGAGGGGCTCGCCATCACGACCGCGCGGCTCTTCGGCGAAGCGGTGGCCGTCGCCACCGGCGACGCGCGCGCCGAGCCCCTCGAGGAGGGCGTGCCACACGCCATATACTGA
- a CDS encoding FAD-linked oxidase C-terminal domain-containing protein, with protein sequence MSLNLPQRPAQREALSNPAPADVAAELRRRLEATVEGEVRFDARARALYGTDASPYRIAPVGVVVPRDEADVVAAVRAANELGVPVLPRGGGTSLAGQTVAAALVIDMSKYLTKIIELNVEERWVRVQPGLVRDQLNAALAPHGLQFTPDVATTDRANVGGMVANNSAGTRSIKYGKSVDQVIELRVLLMDGTELHLGPLRGKELDEKLAAEGREGDIYRAVHRMVSEHADEIAARYPKVMRRVGGYNLDELTDAGGEGQRPFNLAKVVSGSEGTLALILELKLALHPVPKRRLVTMLHFDSLTKAFEAVQFINRHGPSAVEIIDADLIMLGRENPAIAPLMTWVVGDPAAVLLVEFDGEDLAVCRAALAGLEADPEVAALTYGSFLAEDPKQQKEIADFRRDGLGIYATMPGAAKPTPSIEDAAIPVEHLARYIPEVIEVCRRHGTRAVFYAHASVGVIHVRPLLDLKDEAGIERYEAISKDVFELVLKYGGSWSGEHGDGLIRSYQNRRLFGDVLYQDFLDLKRAFDPAWLLNPGKIVEAPAMTENLRYGTDYPAVVVPTVFDFEAQGGFLGAVEACTGVGACRKVGAGTMCPSYMGTRDEDHSTRGRANVLREALTGGLPGGLTSKDVYEVLDLCLECKACKAECPSRVDMAKLKYEWLQHYYDDHGTPLAARAMGNVGRVAPLAQALAPVSNFFLPLKPVRWLLSKVVGVDARRVLPRYAARRFDAWFKRRPAAANGALGPVALFADTWTMFNQPEVGQAAVAVLERIGYAVELVPYGCCGRPQISKGLAREAQRMAAGNVRMLHEYVLRGVPVVGLEPSCVAAFTDDYPDLVPGPETTAVAGQVRMLEEFLAKEWAKGRFDPKAVFRKGAGAVQFHGHCQQKSVLAASTSAGRAVLEWVSDEVTALDAGCCGMAGSFGYAHHDLSMTIGEQRLFPAVREHEGTTAAPGFSCRHQIVDGTGRTAAHPVEVLAANLL encoded by the coding sequence GTGTCCCTGAACCTTCCGCAGCGCCCGGCCCAACGTGAAGCCCTCTCGAACCCGGCTCCCGCCGACGTGGCGGCCGAACTCCGGCGCCGCCTGGAGGCGACGGTCGAGGGCGAGGTCCGCTTCGACGCCCGCGCAAGGGCGCTCTACGGCACCGACGCCAGCCCCTACCGCATCGCCCCCGTGGGGGTGGTGGTGCCGCGAGACGAGGCGGACGTGGTCGCCGCCGTCCGCGCCGCCAACGAGCTGGGCGTGCCCGTGCTGCCGCGCGGCGGGGGCACGAGCCTGGCCGGCCAGACGGTGGCGGCGGCGCTCGTCATCGACATGTCGAAGTACCTCACGAAGATCATCGAGCTGAACGTCGAGGAGCGCTGGGTGCGCGTCCAGCCGGGCCTCGTGCGCGACCAGTTGAACGCGGCGCTGGCGCCGCACGGCCTGCAGTTCACCCCCGACGTGGCGACCACGGACCGCGCCAACGTGGGCGGCATGGTGGCCAACAACTCGGCAGGCACGCGCTCCATCAAGTACGGCAAGAGCGTCGACCAGGTGATCGAGTTGCGCGTGCTCCTGATGGACGGCACCGAGCTCCACCTTGGGCCCCTGCGGGGCAAGGAGCTGGACGAGAAGCTGGCGGCCGAGGGGCGCGAGGGCGACATCTACCGCGCCGTCCACCGCATGGTGAGTGAACATGCGGACGAGATAGCGGCGCGCTACCCCAAGGTGATGCGGCGCGTGGGCGGCTACAACCTCGACGAGCTGACCGATGCCGGCGGCGAGGGCCAGCGGCCCTTCAACCTCGCCAAGGTGGTGAGCGGCAGCGAGGGCACGCTCGCGCTGATCCTCGAGCTGAAGCTCGCCCTTCACCCCGTTCCCAAGCGCCGGCTGGTGACCATGCTCCACTTCGACTCGCTCACGAAGGCGTTCGAGGCCGTGCAGTTCATCAACCGGCACGGCCCCTCGGCGGTGGAGATCATCGACGCCGACCTCATAATGCTCGGCCGCGAGAACCCCGCCATCGCGCCGCTGATGACCTGGGTGGTGGGCGACCCGGCCGCGGTGCTGCTCGTGGAGTTCGACGGGGAGGACCTAGCCGTTTGTCGGGCCGCTCTCGCCGGGCTCGAGGCCGACCCCGAGGTCGCCGCGCTCACCTACGGCTCCTTCCTCGCCGAGGACCCGAAGCAGCAGAAGGAGATCGCCGACTTCCGCCGCGACGGCCTGGGCATCTACGCCACCATGCCGGGCGCGGCCAAGCCCACGCCCTCCATCGAGGACGCCGCCATCCCCGTCGAGCACCTGGCGCGCTACATCCCCGAGGTCATCGAGGTGTGCAGGCGCCATGGCACGCGCGCCGTGTTCTACGCGCACGCTTCGGTGGGGGTCATCCACGTCAGGCCGCTACTGGACCTCAAGGACGAGGCGGGCATAGAGCGCTACGAGGCCATCAGCAAGGACGTCTTCGAGCTGGTGCTGAAGTACGGCGGTTCGTGGAGCGGCGAGCACGGTGACGGCCTCATCCGCTCGTACCAGAACCGGCGGCTGTTCGGCGACGTGCTCTACCAGGACTTCCTGGACCTCAAGCGCGCCTTCGACCCCGCCTGGCTGCTCAACCCGGGCAAGATCGTCGAGGCGCCTGCCATGACTGAGAACCTGCGCTACGGCACCGATTACCCCGCGGTCGTCGTGCCCACCGTGTTCGACTTCGAGGCCCAGGGCGGCTTCTTGGGCGCCGTGGAGGCCTGCACGGGCGTGGGTGCGTGCCGCAAGGTGGGCGCCGGGACCATGTGCCCGTCCTACATGGGCACCCGCGACGAGGATCACTCCACCCGCGGCCGCGCCAACGTGCTGCGCGAGGCGCTCACGGGCGGCCTGCCGGGCGGGTTGACGAGCAAGGACGTCTACGAGGTCCTCGACCTGTGCCTGGAGTGCAAGGCCTGCAAGGCGGAGTGCCCCAGCAGGGTCGACATGGCGAAGCTCAAGTACGAGTGGCTGCAGCACTACTACGACGACCACGGCACGCCCCTCGCGGCGCGGGCCATGGGCAACGTGGGGCGCGTGGCGCCGCTGGCGCAGGCGCTGGCGCCCGTCTCGAACTTCTTCCTGCCCCTGAAGCCCGTGCGTTGGCTGCTCAGCAAGGTCGTCGGCGTGGACGCGCGCCGCGTGTTGCCGCGCTACGCCGCCAGGCGCTTCGACGCCTGGTTCAAGAGGCGGCCGGCGGCCGCCAACGGCGCGCTTGGGCCCGTCGCCCTCTTCGCCGACACCTGGACGATGTTCAACCAACCCGAGGTGGGCCAGGCGGCGGTGGCGGTGCTGGAGCGCATCGGTTACGCGGTCGAGCTGGTGCCCTACGGCTGCTGCGGCCGACCGCAGATCAGCAAGGGCCTAGCGCGCGAGGCCCAGCGCATGGCCGCGGGCAACGTGAGAATGCTGCACGAGTACGTGCTGCGCGGCGTGCCGGTGGTTGGGCTCGAGCCGAGCTGCGTGGCGGCCTTCACCGACGACTACCCCGACCTCGTGCCGGGCCCGGAGACCACGGCCGTGGCCGGCCAGGTGCGCATGTTGGAGGAGTTCCTCGCCAAGGAGTGGGCCAAGGGGCGCTTCGATCCCAAGGCGGTCTTCCGCAAGGGCGCCGGGGCCGTGCAGTTCCATGGCCACTGCCAGCAGAAGTCGGTGCTGGCGGCCAGCACCAGCGCCGGCCGCGCCGTGCTCGAGTGGGTGAGCGACGAAGTGACCGCGCTGGACGCCGGTTGCTGCGGCATGGCGGGCTCGTTCGGTTACGCGCACCACGACCTGAGCATGACCATCGGCGAGCAGCGGCTGTTCCCCGCCGTGCGCGAGCACGAGGGCACCACCGCCGCGCCCGGCTTCAGCTGCCGCCACCAGATCGTGGACGGCACCGGACGCACGGCCGCGCACCCCGTAGAGGTGCTGGCGGCCAACCTCCTCTGA